In Xiphophorus couchianus chromosome 24, X_couchianus-1.0, whole genome shotgun sequence, a single genomic region encodes these proteins:
- the trak2 gene encoding trafficking kinesin-binding protein 2 isoform X5, with amino-acid sequence MDVHRLDHSDMLQPRAYFALEPSPYSHPGSQSLSKVLSADRVEQMTKTYNDIEVVTHLLAERDRDLELAARIGQSLLQRNHLLQERNDVVEEQLAQAVDQVHQLQHELNKKDELLRIVASASEEGEQDAAVSTPQQQPQLLGGAAAALSQLEQLQNKLQEVEEENQALRSEACQLKKDTMTYEEKEQQLVSDCVKELRESNSQMVSLTDELSQKNEELLRHQEEIAQLLSQIVELQHRVKELALEKEELRIHLQASKDAQRQLTAELNELAERNAECVEMLHESQDEIRELRSRSSPSSGMRRHLSYGLYPMESLAAEIEGSMRRELSIDEETAFQDQRISQKRVFQTVRSVNAAASRAALATPPIPGSGQSSLVMTAQPFQSAQEDEVRMGKPGLPGGNDLIKALHRLSLRRQNFLSEHQFFQAEREKKLQNQTGAEAGVEGSGCSSPMGSVLSSFSNLSDLTVGSTVFKTFLPEKLQIVKPMEGSLTLHHWQQLAQPHLATILDPHPGVVTKGFRPLAQDAMFRLSDMEEDEEAEKHREIAALEKGTAEKGKEELDEEEEECGITFNVRCSSTPEDRNRSVAPCTNAPPSSIRSTSPGASSTSSFVPSDLCLKSNHVTEKSNQLALPIPGASATAVQSQSRVSTSTTSSCVQNPGKSQSSTFSTYTFTTCRILHPTDITQVTPSSQSSLSANTPSSMRTGPSTPVTPCRLSLGDSFPPRRPPAPPCGLAKLVLERGISAQVSTDVPSPLPRSAPRQPLLRIMPSTPPNSPSHSPTPSLVPTEPRQHPSDNFLASRPAELFLQDVYGLNLGRAPHPDLPSPSQETPSLSSCSKPGRDKANLVSVSLVERLCRLGFTKVLHSSESDTPVPHQESATFVSAGGGSLMDGLRRNQSLPAMIGARAGSKSTGHPPHPTSLAIPPPLWGNLKERRRHLASISHPPRSSKH; translated from the exons CTTATTTTGCTTTGGAGCCCTCTCCTTACTCCCATCCCGGCTCTCAGAGCCTCTCCAAAG TCCTTAGTGCCGATCGAGTTGAGCAGATGACCAAAACCTACAATGACATCGAAGTGGTCACCCATCTTTTGGCTGAG CGAGACAGAGATCTGGAGCTTGCGGCTCGGATTGGTCAGTCCCTTCTGCAGAGAAATCACCTGCTGCAGGAACGAAACGACGTTGTGGAGGAGCAGCTGGCACAAGCAGTGGACCAG GTTCACCAGCTGCAGCATGAGCTAAACAAGAAGGATGAACTGCTCCGGATTGTGGCCAGCGCCTCGGAGGAGGGGGAGCAAGACGCCGCCGTGTCGACCCCGCAGCAGCAGCCACAGCTGCTGGGGGGGGCCGCTGCCGCGCTCAGCcagctggagcagctgcagaacaagctgcaagaggtggaggaggagaacCAGGCACTGAGGTCTGAG GCATGTCAGCTGAAGAAAGACACCATGACGTACGAggagaaggagcagcagctggtcAGCGACTGCGTCAAAGAACTAC GCGAGTCCAACAGTCAGATGGTGTCTCTAACGGACGAACTGTCCCAGAAGAACGAAGAGCTGCTCAGACACCAGGAGGAAATCGCTCAGCTGCTTTCTCAGATTGTAGAGCTGCAACACAGAGTGAAGGAG CTGGCTCTGGAGAAAGAAGAGCTAAGGATCCACCTCCAGGCCTCCAAAGATGCTCAGAGACAGCTAACAGCAGAG CTGAATGAGCTGGCAGAGAGGAACGCAGAGTGTGTGGAAATGCTCCATGAGTCGCAGGACGAGATCAGAGAGCTGCGCAGTAGAAGCAGTCCCTCCTCCGGGATGCGACGACATCTTTCATACGGCCTCTACCCCATG GAATCGTTGGCAGCAGAGATAGAAGGTTCAATGAGGAGAGAGCTGAGCATCGATGAGGAAACCGCCTTTCAAGACCAAAG aatttCTCAAAAGAGAGTCTTCCAAACAGTCCGCTCGGTCAACGCCGCAGCGTCTCGCGCTGCTTTGGCCACCCCGCCTATCCCCGGTTCTGGACAGAGTTCTCTAGTAATGACTGCCCAACCTTTCCAGTCAGCACAAGA GGACGAGGTACGAATGGGAAAGCCAGGACTACCAGGAGGAAATGACCTCATCAAAGCTCTCCATCGACTCTCTTTAAGGCGGCAAAACTTCCTGTCTGAGCATCAGTTCTTCCAGGCGGAGCGTGAGAAGAAGCTGCAGAATCAGACCGGGGCAGAAGCCGGTGTAGAGGGCAGCGGCTGCAGCTCCCCGATGGGCAGCGTgctctcctccttttccaacCTCTCTGATCTCACAGTCGGCTCCACTGTTTTCAAAACCTTCCTGCCGGAGAAGCTTCAAATCGTCAAACCAATGGAAG GCTCCCTGACGCTTCATCACTGGCAGCAGCTTGCCCAGCCTCACCTGGCCACCATCTTAGATCCACACCCTGGGGTTGTGACGAAGGGTTTCCGACCTCTGGCTCAGGATGCCATGTTCCGGCTGTCAGACATGGAGGAAGACGAAGAGGCTGAAAAGCACAGAGAGATTGCTGCCCTTGAGAAAGGAACAGCTGAAAAGGGTAAAGAGGAGctggatgaggaagaggaggaatgCGGGATAACCTTTAACGTACGCTGTTCATCCACACCCGAGGACAGAAACCGTTCTGTTGCACCTTGCACCAATGCGCCTCCCTCCTCGATCCGATCAACATCACCTGGAGCGTCTTCCACTTCCTCCTTTGTCCCTTCGGACCTCTGTTTGAAATCCAATCACGTCACAGAGAAATCCAACCAATTGGCTCTTCCCATTCCAGGAGCTTCTGCAACAGCTGTCCAATCACAAAGTAGAGTTTCCACCTCAACAACTTCTTCTTGTG tcCAAAACCCAGGAAAGAGTCAGAGCTCCACCTTCTCTACCTACACCTTCACAACCTGTCGTATTCTCCACCCTACTGACATCACGCAGGTCACACCAAG cTCTCAGTCGTCCCTTTCGGCCAACACGCCCAGCTCCATGAGAACGGGTCCCAGTACTCCGGTAACTCCCTGCAGGCTGAGTTTGGGTGACTCCTTCCCGCCTCGACGCCCTCCAGCTCCCCCCTGCGGCCTGGCCAAACTGGTCCTAGAGAGAGGTATTTCTGCACAAGTTTCCACTGATGTACCCTCTCCATTGCCCAGATCTGCTCCACGGCAACCCCTGTTGCGAATTATGCCAAGCACACCGCCCAACTCCCCCTCCCACTCTCCCACTCCCTCGCTCGTGCCTACGGAGCCTCGCCAACATCCGTCTGACAATTTTCTAGCCTCGCGGCCTGCAGAGCTTTTTCTCCAAGATGTGTACGGGTTGAACCTGGGCCGAGCCCCACATCCTGACCTGCCCAGCCCTTCCCAGGAAACTCCCAGCCTCTCCTCTTGTTCTAAGCCAGGCAGAGACAAGGCCAATCTAGTCAGTGTTAGTCTGGTAGAAAGACTTTGTCGTTTGGGGTTCACTAAGGTGCTGCACAGTTCAGAGTCTGACACGCCAGTGCCGCACCAAGAGTCCGCCACGTTTGTGTCGGCAGGTGGTGGAAGTCTGATGGACGGCCTGCGGCGCAATCAGAGTCTCCCGGCGATGATTGGCGCCAGAGCAGGTAGTAAGTCAACCGGACATCCTCCTCATCCGACCTCCCTGGCTATCCCCCCACCACTATGGGGAAACCTTAAAGAACGACGCCGGCATCTCGCCTCCATCTCGCACCCTCCAAGAAGTTCAAAACACTAA
- the trak2 gene encoding trafficking kinesin-binding protein 2 isoform X1, with amino-acid sequence MFEVKPRAVEKKESSTKTDEGLGSSGRHYTSSSLGSCSAGSGSLYLSDSQDWVVSPSCSPDETPAQISSISPMLAEETLRYMTYFALEPSPYSHPGSQSLSKVLSADRVEQMTKTYNDIEVVTHLLAERDRDLELAARIGQSLLQRNHLLQERNDVVEEQLAQAVDQVHQLQHELNKKDELLRIVASASEEGEQDAAVSTPQQQPQLLGGAAAALSQLEQLQNKLQEVEEENQALRSEACQLKKDTMTYEEKEQQLVSDCVKELRESNSQMVSLTDELSQKNEELLRHQEEIAQLLSQIVELQHRVKELALEKEELRIHLQASKDAQRQLTAELNELAERNAECVEMLHESQDEIRELRSRSSPSSGMRRHLSYGLYPMESLAAEIEGSMRRELSIDEETAFQDQRISQKRVFQTVRSVNAAASRAALATPPIPGSGQSSLVMTAQPFQSAQEDEVRMGKPGLPGGNDLIKALHRLSLRRQNFLSEHQFFQAEREKKLQNQTGAEAGVEGSGCSSPMGSVLSSFSNLSDLTVGSTVFKTFLPEKLQIVKPMEGSLTLHHWQQLAQPHLATILDPHPGVVTKGFRPLAQDAMFRLSDMEEDEEAEKHREIAALEKGTAEKGKEELDEEEEECGITFNVRCSSTPEDRNRSVAPCTNAPPSSIRSTSPGASSTSSFVPSDLCLKSNHVTEKSNQLALPIPGASATAVQSQSRVSTSTTSSCVQNPGKSQSSTFSTYTFTTCRILHPTDITQVTPSSQSSLSANTPSSMRTGPSTPVTPCRLSLGDSFPPRRPPAPPCGLAKLVLERGISAQVSTDVPSPLPRSAPRQPLLRIMPSTPPNSPSHSPTPSLVPTEPRQHPSDNFLASRPAELFLQDVYGLNLGRAPHPDLPSPSQETPSLSSCSKPGRDKANLVSVSLVERLCRLGFTKVLHSSESDTPVPHQESATFVSAGGGSLMDGLRRNQSLPAMIGARAGSKSTGHPPHPTSLAIPPPLWGNLKERRRHLASISHPPRSSKH; translated from the exons CTTATTTTGCTTTGGAGCCCTCTCCTTACTCCCATCCCGGCTCTCAGAGCCTCTCCAAAG TCCTTAGTGCCGATCGAGTTGAGCAGATGACCAAAACCTACAATGACATCGAAGTGGTCACCCATCTTTTGGCTGAG CGAGACAGAGATCTGGAGCTTGCGGCTCGGATTGGTCAGTCCCTTCTGCAGAGAAATCACCTGCTGCAGGAACGAAACGACGTTGTGGAGGAGCAGCTGGCACAAGCAGTGGACCAG GTTCACCAGCTGCAGCATGAGCTAAACAAGAAGGATGAACTGCTCCGGATTGTGGCCAGCGCCTCGGAGGAGGGGGAGCAAGACGCCGCCGTGTCGACCCCGCAGCAGCAGCCACAGCTGCTGGGGGGGGCCGCTGCCGCGCTCAGCcagctggagcagctgcagaacaagctgcaagaggtggaggaggagaacCAGGCACTGAGGTCTGAG GCATGTCAGCTGAAGAAAGACACCATGACGTACGAggagaaggagcagcagctggtcAGCGACTGCGTCAAAGAACTAC GCGAGTCCAACAGTCAGATGGTGTCTCTAACGGACGAACTGTCCCAGAAGAACGAAGAGCTGCTCAGACACCAGGAGGAAATCGCTCAGCTGCTTTCTCAGATTGTAGAGCTGCAACACAGAGTGAAGGAG CTGGCTCTGGAGAAAGAAGAGCTAAGGATCCACCTCCAGGCCTCCAAAGATGCTCAGAGACAGCTAACAGCAGAG CTGAATGAGCTGGCAGAGAGGAACGCAGAGTGTGTGGAAATGCTCCATGAGTCGCAGGACGAGATCAGAGAGCTGCGCAGTAGAAGCAGTCCCTCCTCCGGGATGCGACGACATCTTTCATACGGCCTCTACCCCATG GAATCGTTGGCAGCAGAGATAGAAGGTTCAATGAGGAGAGAGCTGAGCATCGATGAGGAAACCGCCTTTCAAGACCAAAG aatttCTCAAAAGAGAGTCTTCCAAACAGTCCGCTCGGTCAACGCCGCAGCGTCTCGCGCTGCTTTGGCCACCCCGCCTATCCCCGGTTCTGGACAGAGTTCTCTAGTAATGACTGCCCAACCTTTCCAGTCAGCACAAGA GGACGAGGTACGAATGGGAAAGCCAGGACTACCAGGAGGAAATGACCTCATCAAAGCTCTCCATCGACTCTCTTTAAGGCGGCAAAACTTCCTGTCTGAGCATCAGTTCTTCCAGGCGGAGCGTGAGAAGAAGCTGCAGAATCAGACCGGGGCAGAAGCCGGTGTAGAGGGCAGCGGCTGCAGCTCCCCGATGGGCAGCGTgctctcctccttttccaacCTCTCTGATCTCACAGTCGGCTCCACTGTTTTCAAAACCTTCCTGCCGGAGAAGCTTCAAATCGTCAAACCAATGGAAG GCTCCCTGACGCTTCATCACTGGCAGCAGCTTGCCCAGCCTCACCTGGCCACCATCTTAGATCCACACCCTGGGGTTGTGACGAAGGGTTTCCGACCTCTGGCTCAGGATGCCATGTTCCGGCTGTCAGACATGGAGGAAGACGAAGAGGCTGAAAAGCACAGAGAGATTGCTGCCCTTGAGAAAGGAACAGCTGAAAAGGGTAAAGAGGAGctggatgaggaagaggaggaatgCGGGATAACCTTTAACGTACGCTGTTCATCCACACCCGAGGACAGAAACCGTTCTGTTGCACCTTGCACCAATGCGCCTCCCTCCTCGATCCGATCAACATCACCTGGAGCGTCTTCCACTTCCTCCTTTGTCCCTTCGGACCTCTGTTTGAAATCCAATCACGTCACAGAGAAATCCAACCAATTGGCTCTTCCCATTCCAGGAGCTTCTGCAACAGCTGTCCAATCACAAAGTAGAGTTTCCACCTCAACAACTTCTTCTTGTG tcCAAAACCCAGGAAAGAGTCAGAGCTCCACCTTCTCTACCTACACCTTCACAACCTGTCGTATTCTCCACCCTACTGACATCACGCAGGTCACACCAAG cTCTCAGTCGTCCCTTTCGGCCAACACGCCCAGCTCCATGAGAACGGGTCCCAGTACTCCGGTAACTCCCTGCAGGCTGAGTTTGGGTGACTCCTTCCCGCCTCGACGCCCTCCAGCTCCCCCCTGCGGCCTGGCCAAACTGGTCCTAGAGAGAGGTATTTCTGCACAAGTTTCCACTGATGTACCCTCTCCATTGCCCAGATCTGCTCCACGGCAACCCCTGTTGCGAATTATGCCAAGCACACCGCCCAACTCCCCCTCCCACTCTCCCACTCCCTCGCTCGTGCCTACGGAGCCTCGCCAACATCCGTCTGACAATTTTCTAGCCTCGCGGCCTGCAGAGCTTTTTCTCCAAGATGTGTACGGGTTGAACCTGGGCCGAGCCCCACATCCTGACCTGCCCAGCCCTTCCCAGGAAACTCCCAGCCTCTCCTCTTGTTCTAAGCCAGGCAGAGACAAGGCCAATCTAGTCAGTGTTAGTCTGGTAGAAAGACTTTGTCGTTTGGGGTTCACTAAGGTGCTGCACAGTTCAGAGTCTGACACGCCAGTGCCGCACCAAGAGTCCGCCACGTTTGTGTCGGCAGGTGGTGGAAGTCTGATGGACGGCCTGCGGCGCAATCAGAGTCTCCCGGCGATGATTGGCGCCAGAGCAGGTAGTAAGTCAACCGGACATCCTCCTCATCCGACCTCCCTGGCTATCCCCCCACCACTATGGGGAAACCTTAAAGAACGACGCCGGCATCTCGCCTCCATCTCGCACCCTCCAAGAAGTTCAAAACACTAA
- the trak2 gene encoding trafficking kinesin-binding protein 2 isoform X2, producing the protein MFEVKPRAVEKKESSTKTDEGLGSSGRHYTSSSLGSCSAGSGSLYLSDSQDWVVSPSCSPDETPAQISSISPMLAEETLRYMTYFALEPSPYSHPGSQSLSKVLSADRVEQMTKTYNDIEVVTHLLAERDRDLELAARIGQSLLQRNHLLQERNDVVEEQLAQAVDQVHQLQHELNKKDELLRIVASASEEGEQDAAVSTPQQQPQLLGGAAAALSQLEQLQNKLQEVEEENQALRSEACQLKKDTMTYEEKEQQLVSDCVKELRESNSQMVSLTDELSQKNEELLRHQEEIAQLLSQIVELQHRVKELALEKEELRIHLQASKDAQRQLTAELNELAERNAECVEMLHESQDEIRELRSRSSPSSGMRRHLSYGLYPMESLAAEIEGSMRRELSIDEETAFQDQRISQKRVFQTVRSVNAAASRAALATPPIPGSGQSSLVMTAQPFQSAQEDEVRMGKPGLPGGNDLIKALHRLSLRRQNFLSEHQFFQAEREKKLQNQTGAEAGVEGSGCSSPMGSVLSSFSNLSDLTVGSTVFKTFLPEKLQIVKPMEGSLTLHHWQQLAQPHLATILDPHPGVVTKGFRPLAQDAMFRLSDMEEDEEAEKHREIAALEKGTAEKGKEELDEEEEECGITFNVRCSSTPEDRNRSVAPCTNAPPSSIRSTSPGASSTSSFVPSDLCLKSNHVTEKSNQLALPIPGASATAVQSQIQNPGKSQSSTFSTYTFTTCRILHPTDITQVTPSSQSSLSANTPSSMRTGPSTPVTPCRLSLGDSFPPRRPPAPPCGLAKLVLERGISAQVSTDVPSPLPRSAPRQPLLRIMPSTPPNSPSHSPTPSLVPTEPRQHPSDNFLASRPAELFLQDVYGLNLGRAPHPDLPSPSQETPSLSSCSKPGRDKANLVSVSLVERLCRLGFTKVLHSSESDTPVPHQESATFVSAGGGSLMDGLRRNQSLPAMIGARAGSKSTGHPPHPTSLAIPPPLWGNLKERRRHLASISHPPRSSKH; encoded by the exons CTTATTTTGCTTTGGAGCCCTCTCCTTACTCCCATCCCGGCTCTCAGAGCCTCTCCAAAG TCCTTAGTGCCGATCGAGTTGAGCAGATGACCAAAACCTACAATGACATCGAAGTGGTCACCCATCTTTTGGCTGAG CGAGACAGAGATCTGGAGCTTGCGGCTCGGATTGGTCAGTCCCTTCTGCAGAGAAATCACCTGCTGCAGGAACGAAACGACGTTGTGGAGGAGCAGCTGGCACAAGCAGTGGACCAG GTTCACCAGCTGCAGCATGAGCTAAACAAGAAGGATGAACTGCTCCGGATTGTGGCCAGCGCCTCGGAGGAGGGGGAGCAAGACGCCGCCGTGTCGACCCCGCAGCAGCAGCCACAGCTGCTGGGGGGGGCCGCTGCCGCGCTCAGCcagctggagcagctgcagaacaagctgcaagaggtggaggaggagaacCAGGCACTGAGGTCTGAG GCATGTCAGCTGAAGAAAGACACCATGACGTACGAggagaaggagcagcagctggtcAGCGACTGCGTCAAAGAACTAC GCGAGTCCAACAGTCAGATGGTGTCTCTAACGGACGAACTGTCCCAGAAGAACGAAGAGCTGCTCAGACACCAGGAGGAAATCGCTCAGCTGCTTTCTCAGATTGTAGAGCTGCAACACAGAGTGAAGGAG CTGGCTCTGGAGAAAGAAGAGCTAAGGATCCACCTCCAGGCCTCCAAAGATGCTCAGAGACAGCTAACAGCAGAG CTGAATGAGCTGGCAGAGAGGAACGCAGAGTGTGTGGAAATGCTCCATGAGTCGCAGGACGAGATCAGAGAGCTGCGCAGTAGAAGCAGTCCCTCCTCCGGGATGCGACGACATCTTTCATACGGCCTCTACCCCATG GAATCGTTGGCAGCAGAGATAGAAGGTTCAATGAGGAGAGAGCTGAGCATCGATGAGGAAACCGCCTTTCAAGACCAAAG aatttCTCAAAAGAGAGTCTTCCAAACAGTCCGCTCGGTCAACGCCGCAGCGTCTCGCGCTGCTTTGGCCACCCCGCCTATCCCCGGTTCTGGACAGAGTTCTCTAGTAATGACTGCCCAACCTTTCCAGTCAGCACAAGA GGACGAGGTACGAATGGGAAAGCCAGGACTACCAGGAGGAAATGACCTCATCAAAGCTCTCCATCGACTCTCTTTAAGGCGGCAAAACTTCCTGTCTGAGCATCAGTTCTTCCAGGCGGAGCGTGAGAAGAAGCTGCAGAATCAGACCGGGGCAGAAGCCGGTGTAGAGGGCAGCGGCTGCAGCTCCCCGATGGGCAGCGTgctctcctccttttccaacCTCTCTGATCTCACAGTCGGCTCCACTGTTTTCAAAACCTTCCTGCCGGAGAAGCTTCAAATCGTCAAACCAATGGAAG GCTCCCTGACGCTTCATCACTGGCAGCAGCTTGCCCAGCCTCACCTGGCCACCATCTTAGATCCACACCCTGGGGTTGTGACGAAGGGTTTCCGACCTCTGGCTCAGGATGCCATGTTCCGGCTGTCAGACATGGAGGAAGACGAAGAGGCTGAAAAGCACAGAGAGATTGCTGCCCTTGAGAAAGGAACAGCTGAAAAGGGTAAAGAGGAGctggatgaggaagaggaggaatgCGGGATAACCTTTAACGTACGCTGTTCATCCACACCCGAGGACAGAAACCGTTCTGTTGCACCTTGCACCAATGCGCCTCCCTCCTCGATCCGATCAACATCACCTGGAGCGTCTTCCACTTCCTCCTTTGTCCCTTCGGACCTCTGTTTGAAATCCAATCACGTCACAGAGAAATCCAACCAATTGGCTCTTCCCATTCCAGGAGCTTCTGCAACAGCTGTCCAATCACAAA tcCAAAACCCAGGAAAGAGTCAGAGCTCCACCTTCTCTACCTACACCTTCACAACCTGTCGTATTCTCCACCCTACTGACATCACGCAGGTCACACCAAG cTCTCAGTCGTCCCTTTCGGCCAACACGCCCAGCTCCATGAGAACGGGTCCCAGTACTCCGGTAACTCCCTGCAGGCTGAGTTTGGGTGACTCCTTCCCGCCTCGACGCCCTCCAGCTCCCCCCTGCGGCCTGGCCAAACTGGTCCTAGAGAGAGGTATTTCTGCACAAGTTTCCACTGATGTACCCTCTCCATTGCCCAGATCTGCTCCACGGCAACCCCTGTTGCGAATTATGCCAAGCACACCGCCCAACTCCCCCTCCCACTCTCCCACTCCCTCGCTCGTGCCTACGGAGCCTCGCCAACATCCGTCTGACAATTTTCTAGCCTCGCGGCCTGCAGAGCTTTTTCTCCAAGATGTGTACGGGTTGAACCTGGGCCGAGCCCCACATCCTGACCTGCCCAGCCCTTCCCAGGAAACTCCCAGCCTCTCCTCTTGTTCTAAGCCAGGCAGAGACAAGGCCAATCTAGTCAGTGTTAGTCTGGTAGAAAGACTTTGTCGTTTGGGGTTCACTAAGGTGCTGCACAGTTCAGAGTCTGACACGCCAGTGCCGCACCAAGAGTCCGCCACGTTTGTGTCGGCAGGTGGTGGAAGTCTGATGGACGGCCTGCGGCGCAATCAGAGTCTCCCGGCGATGATTGGCGCCAGAGCAGGTAGTAAGTCAACCGGACATCCTCCTCATCCGACCTCCCTGGCTATCCCCCCACCACTATGGGGAAACCTTAAAGAACGACGCCGGCATCTCGCCTCCATCTCGCACCCTCCAAGAAGTTCAAAACACTAA